A segment of the Ipomoea triloba cultivar NCNSP0323 chromosome 1, ASM357664v1 genome:
AGGGTAATAACTCCATTCGTAATCCTTTAACGAATTCATAATGACACATAATTCCTTCTTCAAAAAGGAGAATTACTCAGTTAATTATGATCTGTGCTAAGGTCATATAAAGATCATATCGTCCAAAGACCTTATTGTCATATGGTCATGACGTTtattagctgcatatctaagtttATTCTGCCAATTATCTTATATAGCGAAACTTAATGTCATCGTACATGggagatttgattaaaattaatcaagggTTTCTGCGTTAACCCATATGCTACAAACACTCGCTATTATATCACCTTATTGTTTTCGTTTCTCTTTCATACAAACatccatttgtaaccaacaAGGTTATTATTCAATGGTGTATGTATTGTCAAGAGAATCTGTTTTAGCGAGTCGAGCtctgccttaattgctcctttaaatattaaataatgaggatgcttctggcacctcacctggatccagtttatttaaatgagcaactatataggcgtgtgttgtcgacaactgtataattttctcccaaaatcATGACAATTTTTAATCAGATCGTTGACATTTCCCAAGTATTAAGATCCGATcgttccgcatccctagtattaAGATTGTTTGGTGCACCTTATTAGGATTTTCGTTTTCTAGATAAATGTCTTCAGGACATAATTCTTTTTAAGGGAAAAGTGACAATGCTTCTTTGCTAGATCtagtatatattatgattcatatCTCTTAAACCGATAGATCTCCTACACTTCTGGCGTTAAAGGAGTATcgagatatatattatttggtccaattttggGGATTATATATGGACcttgtcactcttttctgatcaacatgatcggtgtatatatacgttattggtatatatttggcagattatttgctaatatcgCAAATAGATTATctcctgaacttctagttcagtctCACTAGTACGTGGATTATAATGAAAATCATTCTATTTAATGGGATTTCTCGGCATTTAAATTCGGGTacatctccccctaatgccgtgaaacaGATCTTCAGTATGCAGTCAGCGTATCTATTGATTCCCTATCATGGACTTTATGTAAATAGATTGAGTTTTTATAATCATAAAGATACGCAAGGTGGTGATATAACAATTGGACTACACACTAAAAGTAGAAACGCAGATTGGGAAATGTTTACACGTACCAGGTATTATGGGGGAATGATATTGATATGCAATTTGCCGAAATTTAAGCAGCTTGAATACTATATTTCCCCAACAAGTATTTGGCACATTGGAGTTTGTGAAAAAAAACTAACAAGAGCGTTTGCTTCAGGCAAGGCATCTTGGTTGGATTCAACATTGTTATGTGTATTTAGGTTCCAACAGAATGCTTCGGGGTGTGGTACGCACGTGACAAGCGCCTTTTACACCCTCACGTGGAGCATACTTGTTGATGAGCCAAAGTTAGTAAGTTGGATTATAATTTGTCATAAGGGCAAATTAAGGTTTAGTAACAACAGGTGTAACCTAACAAAACTATGCCATCGTTTTGTGGTGCAAACCCAAAAGTAAGATACCAACTTTTGTCAATATATTCGAGAAGCTCACTTCATAGCCTATAGCAAATAGTATTACCAATGAGAATACTACGATGGTCCATATGGCCACATAATTAAAgcaaatttgagcaaataaataTTCTCAAATTTGAACAAGAGAATTATACAATTGTGAGCGGAAATTGAGGGTGCACCTCTTTATAATTcgcataataaaaaaaacactataGATTACGCAAATATAGCAGAATATGCATAGGATTTCATAAAATCATATTATCCAAAGAAAATGCACAATAATAGCAATTTTAGTACATGGGCATATTCAATAATaaacttattaaaataaattgaataacaaaGACAATTTGCAGGTCTGATATATGATTCATGTGATGGCAAAATATGCatataaaatcatattaaacaaccaaattgcataataatttgaataacaaaaaaaaaaataatagcaaGCCCAAATAACAAAAGCTCGTATTGTTTTTTAAAGCACTTGATATGGGCCAAACGGCCCAAAAACTAACCACTCAATTTTAATGCAAAGATAGCATCCAAGCATTAGCCTTCAGGGCAAGCCCAAAATAATAAGATCAAATTAAATCCTTTTTACTCATCATATTTTACGCAAAAAAGAAGACCAGAGGCGCAGCATAATGCACAAAAACCAGAGCAATCGGCGACTACCAGAGGTGCAGCGCAGTCGGCGACTACTGCCGCTGCCGCTCTCTGCCGGACGCCCGCCGATCGCGAGACGCCACCACCGTGCCACCGCTGACACCACCGCGCCTGTCGCCCTCTGCCGGACGTCTACCGATCTATCGCCCGACGCACAGGCCGTCATCGAACCAGCAGATCGGATCCGCCATCGCCACCAGCCCTCTGCCGGAGGGCTGTGCGATCTCTAACCGTCGCCGCCGGACTTGCAGGAACGCAAAGGCGACGCAGGGCCGCCGCTGCCAGGAGCCTCCATCCGCCATCGCCGCCCGACTCACAGGAACGCATAGGCGACACAGGGCCGCTCGTTGCCGGCGTTCCGATATCCTCTTCGACGCGAACCTTCGGCGGAGCGATGACGATCCCGGGGCGTAGATCGAAGGCGGAAATAGGCCAAAACAGGTttcctcttttttattttcgaAAGAAAAAGCACTCGATtcgaaaaaaaattgataaattctTATTGAAAATTTGATGTGTTTTTTCGAAAAAACTGGTTTCGAAAAACAAGTCCGAAAACAACTAGTTTTGACTTGTCAATTTTTGTCCGAAAAAGTTGTGTTTGAACTGAATTGCCTTACACAATAATACCAGAAAGAGTAAATTATGTACTATTATACCAATGAGTACACAGATTGAAcactcataaaaaaaatgtgtaatcTACTGTGTACGGGTGTATGTATATACTGATGATGATTTACTGTGAaaaacatatgtatatataacagTGTAAACATATGCAATTGAAGCAAATACTATAGGTTAGGCAATTAAAAGGCCTAAGAACTGCATATACAAAACATATACGAAATGCATAGTTTAgcaattatgaaaaaattgccTATTcgaaaaatatgaaatttgtacataaaaactttataaaattacCGTTCACCACGGTGTATTTGaacgtgctgataacgtgttgagATTTTGGTGTCCGTTGGCCATTAGCTCCTAACCGAGGGACATTGCAGGTAAAGAGAACATAACagttaaagagaaaagagatagagagagagcaAACATAAAGAGAGGAGTGCTTCATTCCAGTAAAAATATGTATGGTTACAaggaacatatatataatacaaacaaTAACGGAAAGAgttatatactaaataataatgtccactacttaatattatttataacaaatatattattttatttattgaattataCTTAAATTCctttaatagttatttttttcCGAAGTAGGAAAGCCGCTAGTTTGTAGGATCGTGGTCCACATTATAACGACTGCTAGGATGGTGCATCTTCTAGAcgcttctctttctctttctctccctCTCCTATCATGGACGACAGCCAAGTCCCTTCCACCGAAGACGTCGACAGCCAAGTCCCTTCCACCGAAGACGTCGACAGCCAAGTCCCTTCCACCGAAGACGTCGACAGCCAAGTCACTTCCACCGAAGAGGTGGCGCAGTTGAAGCAGACAGTGGAAAAGTTGCAGAACAGGGTTGATGAACTGAATAAGGCTTTCAAAGCGCAATTGGATGTCTACTACGATGTGCTTGAGACTCATAAAAAGGTTTGCGAAGATAATCTGGCGTTGAAAATGGGCTTCAACAAGGCCACCTTTCTGTACATGCGCAAGGAGAGGAAGCTGAGGGAGCTGATAAAGGAGCTTGGGACGGACCATTTGGGAAGAACCAAATCCGTCTAGGATATCCAAACCCGTCTAGGATTTGGATCTTTCAGTCCTTGGATCTGTTCTAGATTCATTTTGCTTGTCTTGTAAGAACTATCCTCGTTTGAGAACACTGGATTTGCTTTGTTAATCATTTGCTTATTGAAAATATATGACcattctcttctcttctcttctcttctgaGCTCTCTTTATGACcattctcttctcttctcttctcttctgaGCTCTCTTCTCGATTCTTCTAAGAATGAATTTATGAAAGTAAGGCCTTCTATGAATGTATACTTGTATATGCATACACACGATTGCTTtcgattttttttcccaatattttcattttcatatttGTTTCGAAATTGGCCTTTAGATTTGAGCTCTTTGCATGCTGATATTTCAATTATCCTTGCACGCATGTCGCATCTGTCTTTGATTCATCGGGAAAATAATAGTTGATCGATCGATTCCAGGTTATTAGCCCGTAATTATTTGAAACTTAGGTTTGATTTACAAGCATCAACATGTTGATGGGGCATTCCCAGTATATCTGTACTTGCTTGCCTTTTATTTCACCTTAAGCTCTTCGTTTTGCTGATTCTGCTCTGCCTGTCTGTTGGCTCCTTCCGAAATGTTTACAATCCTCTCAACCTCATTGCAGTAATGTGCCAGAGCTTTTGCCCTTGTGGTATCCAAGTCAGCCTGTAGTTTTCATTTACCATGTTCTTAGTGATCAAAATCCAAAGGTTCAACTGATCTGCTGATTTAGATTGAAAACAGAAAACCAAACCTCCGTTTCCTCTAAATGGCGTTTGGCTTTTATTGTCTTTTTAGTCTCCCATTCATCAATTGTGGAATTCAGCTTCTCATACCTGTAACTTCTCTTCTCAGTGAATTGAAGGGTGAAAAATAGATAAAACACAAtacttctcttattttttttatagttttctGAGGATTAACATTGAGTGCAGGCTCCTAGTTGCAATGAAAATAAAGAGGTACCGTTTTCTGATCTTTTCCAACTCTTCCTGTTCCCAAACATCTGCCCTGGTACCTCCTTTTACAACCTTTGTTGGGGTGGATGGTTGAGATGAAAATTGTCTTGATGGAAGATTCACCGGAGTCTCTGGCTTTCGAGTGGCTGGACGATCCAACAACCTCTCTCCAAATGTGGGAGTCTTTCTGAAGGATGTTGCAGCAGGTCTGTCAATCTTCCGGGCTGCTTCAATTTCAGGTTTGGAGCTGGCCACTCCATTTGTGCTATTCATGAGGGTTGGTGCCTTCTTAATGGATGAGGTTGGTGCTATTGGCTTTCTAGTATCAACTATTGTTGCTGTccttattgtaaaatttttctcTGGTAGAGGACCTTTCCTCTGATCCCTGATTGAGTCTTCGAGTGATTTAATGGCATATGCTGCCGCGGCAACTGCAACTGCATAATCAATACTACCTTCCCTGGAATCATAATCCTGACTCATTCTTCTTGATGAGAGCTGTCTTTCCAACCAGTTTGGGCGTCTTTTCGTATCTGCAAACTCAGGTTTGATTATCATTTCTGCATCTCTAGGTAAGTTACCATCATTTCAAACACTCTTTCTCAACCAGCATTTATGTCAGTGAGATTCAACTTCTAGAGGGTACCTTTAAGCGATTGAGATTTTTGAGCTAGAGTTCTCCTGCTGCCATCTTTGTTATCCTCCTCTGCACCAGAAAACTTCATTCTATTGAAAGAAGTCAgtacttattttgaaaacacAGATATGAAAATTGTGCATAATTAATCTtggggaaaattgcatttttcgtccctaagttataggggtaattgtagaattcatccctaagttatggtaATACTCACTTTCCGTCCTTAAGTTATTACtggtgttgcacttttcgtccctgagttattcaaattgcaaatttcatccctaagttatcattacgttacacttttcgtccctaactgAAGTGTGCAAATTTCGATAAATTTTTGTTTacataaaagtaataattaacTCAAGGCTCTCATAAAATGGGAGAGTAAATCTCTTTctaatttagaaagaaaaatgtaatgcaTGATTAACACtatgcatacatacattatacataAGCATGAAACTCTCATTTTATATAGGAGTCGATGCTCCTATTAAAATTGAGTAATCGAGTGAGGAAGAAATgagtggaatgagaatgattattaatagtgaggaagaaatgaggaagggataTGAAACCCTTAtgtaataagggtatgggttttgtcattaatggggtattccgaACACAtaatagcattcacaaaacctatcaaccaaacacaaataatcactttcatactcatTCTTTATGcataaacccaccaaccaaacacacccttagccATGTG
Coding sequences within it:
- the LOC116029926 gene encoding uncharacterized protein LOC116029926 isoform X1, which produces MDDSQVPSTEDVDSQVPSTEDVDSQVPSTEDVDSQVTSTEEVAQLKQTVEKLQNRVDELNKAFKAQLDVYYDVLETHKKVCEDNLALKMGFNKATFLYMRKERKLRELIKELGTDHLGRTKSV
- the LOC116029926 gene encoding uncharacterized protein LOC116029926 isoform X2, coding for MDDSQVPSTEDVDSQVPSTEDVDSQVTSTEEVAQLKQTVEKLQNRVDELNKAFKAQLDVYYDVLETHKKVCEDNLALKMGFNKATFLYMRKERKLRELIKELGTDHLGRTKSV
- the LOC116011295 gene encoding uncharacterized protein LOC116011295, with product MSQDYDSREGSIDYAVAVAAAAYAIKSLEDSIRDQRKGPLPEKNFTIRTATIVDTRKPIAPTSSIKKAPTLMNSTNGVASSKPEIEAARKIDRPAATSFRKTPTFGERLLDRPATRKPETPVNLPSRQFSSQPSTPTKVVKGGTRADVWEQEELEKIRKRYEKLNSTIDEWETKKTIKAKRHLEETEADLDTTRAKALAHYCNEVERIVNISEGANRQAEQNQQNEELKKNREESSEEKRREENGHKESSEEKRREENGHIFSISK